In Sphingobacterium zeae, one genomic interval encodes:
- a CDS encoding SusC/RagA family TonB-linked outer membrane protein, with protein sequence MRLWSWVRNPERRDLTGAVATLPEKLLRQPVSSLDQALKGGISGVQVTQTSGQPGGGVSIRIRGGASIQGGNEPLYVIDGFPVYNQTESTGVGSGTPVNPLASISPTDIESIEVLKDAAATAIYGSRGANGVILVTTKKGKAGQVQLNYDGSFGAQNVLKQIEVLNAHDFAILRNEALYDANPNLGAFQYRSQTEIDQLGVGTNWQTEAFRTGKIYNQQLSLSGGAEKVKYYLGANYFDQQGVIVNTNFKRVGFRSNIDANPFDRLQVGANLSINKTYAQIAPTGIVNALLIMPSTATVYDVNGAYTLRNPFENIFANPIATLKETTNSSNGLRILGTSFGQYRILKGLQAKVLVGVDLNGRNDKFYLPSYIYEGAGSKGKASLGNWDGTSWLNENTLNYLANTGKHTFNALLGFTQQESKNTIFNAGAENFVTDDLLFNNLQSGSFIVRPSSDSYAWVLHSYLARVNYNYANKYYISASLRRDGSSRFGADNKWGNFPSIALSWRAGNESFFKEVFPGVDDFKIRTSFGTTGNQEIGQYQSLSTLYSLNYLFGNNVATGFAPQRIPNKNLGWESTVQYDGGFDISLFNNRIQFTVDYYYKKTKDLLLNVEIPWTSGYASSLQNFGSVSNKGVEWGLKSRNIEGLFSWSTDVNFSLNRNTVLKIGDGASSYIFGNYIIKAGESLGTFYGNVTDGILQSGEEVIKGKFTGNASPKAGDRLYKDIDGDGQFTTANDRTILGNAQPDFIFGLTNSMSYKGFDLSFLIQGTVGNDLLNINRQNLEMFTGQQNASIEALERWTSSNPSHSYPRAKLDPAPVFSDQFVESGSFVRLKSLHFGYSLPKEWLQHAKIKGLNLYLTAQNVLTWTKYTGFDPEVTSGSNVQIGTDLGIYPASRSFSAGVSLTF encoded by the coding sequence ATGAGGTTGTGGTCTTGGGTACGGAACCCAGAACGTCGCGATCTCACTGGGGCTGTGGCGACCTTGCCTGAGAAGCTTCTGAGACAGCCCGTATCCTCGCTTGATCAGGCGTTGAAAGGAGGAATCTCGGGCGTTCAGGTTACGCAAACTTCGGGACAACCCGGCGGAGGTGTGAGTATTCGAATTCGCGGTGGAGCATCCATACAAGGGGGAAATGAACCCCTCTATGTGATTGACGGATTCCCGGTATATAATCAAACTGAAAGCACAGGAGTAGGGAGCGGTACACCAGTTAACCCATTAGCAAGCATCAGCCCAACTGATATTGAAAGTATTGAAGTTTTAAAAGACGCTGCTGCAACTGCGATCTACGGATCCAGAGGTGCTAATGGGGTAATTTTGGTAACAACAAAAAAAGGTAAAGCAGGACAGGTACAATTAAACTATGATGGGAGTTTTGGCGCACAAAATGTATTGAAGCAAATCGAGGTACTGAATGCTCACGATTTTGCAATCTTAAGAAACGAGGCTTTGTACGATGCGAATCCCAATCTCGGAGCTTTTCAATACCGCAGTCAAACTGAAATCGATCAGCTGGGTGTTGGTACAAATTGGCAAACAGAAGCATTTCGTACTGGGAAGATTTATAATCAGCAGCTCTCTTTATCGGGAGGAGCTGAAAAGGTGAAATACTATTTAGGAGCAAATTATTTTGATCAGCAGGGTGTCATTGTCAACACGAATTTCAAGCGTGTAGGATTCAGATCAAATATCGACGCAAATCCTTTCGACCGGTTACAGGTTGGTGCAAATTTATCCATCAACAAAACTTATGCGCAAATAGCGCCTACAGGAATTGTCAACGCTCTGCTTATAATGCCTTCGACGGCAACTGTGTATGACGTCAACGGTGCTTATACATTACGAAATCCTTTTGAAAACATCTTTGCCAACCCAATAGCGACCTTAAAAGAAACGACAAATTCATCCAATGGACTACGGATACTGGGAACTTCTTTTGGACAATATCGTATTTTAAAAGGTCTACAAGCGAAGGTATTGGTTGGCGTTGACCTAAATGGCCGAAATGATAAGTTTTATTTGCCATCCTATATCTATGAAGGGGCAGGTTCAAAGGGGAAAGCAAGCTTAGGGAATTGGGATGGAACCTCATGGCTGAATGAAAACACATTAAACTATTTGGCGAACACAGGAAAACATACGTTCAATGCTTTACTTGGATTTACGCAGCAAGAATCCAAAAATACGATCTTCAATGCTGGAGCAGAAAATTTTGTGACCGACGACTTACTGTTCAATAACCTACAGAGTGGATCCTTCATTGTACGTCCGTCTTCTGACAGCTACGCATGGGTATTGCACTCTTATCTTGCCAGGGTAAATTACAATTACGCAAATAAATATTATATTTCGGCAAGTCTCCGTCGTGACGGTAGTTCCCGCTTTGGGGCAGACAACAAATGGGGGAATTTTCCGTCGATAGCACTTTCTTGGCGCGCTGGCAATGAGTCTTTTTTTAAGGAAGTATTTCCTGGAGTAGATGATTTTAAGATTCGTACAAGCTTTGGAACCACAGGTAATCAAGAAATCGGGCAATATCAATCATTATCTACCTTATATAGCCTAAATTATCTGTTTGGAAACAACGTGGCCACTGGTTTTGCCCCGCAACGTATTCCCAACAAAAACCTCGGTTGGGAAAGCACTGTACAATATGATGGCGGGTTTGATATCAGTTTATTTAATAACCGTATTCAATTTACAGTTGATTATTATTATAAAAAGACAAAGGATCTCCTGCTTAATGTGGAAATACCTTGGACCTCCGGTTATGCCTCTTCCCTTCAGAATTTTGGGTCTGTATCAAATAAAGGAGTTGAATGGGGGTTGAAATCGCGGAATATTGAGGGATTGTTCAGCTGGAGCACAGATGTAAACTTTTCCCTGAATCGCAACACCGTACTGAAGATTGGTGACGGCGCCAGTTCTTATATTTTTGGAAATTATATCATTAAAGCTGGAGAGTCTTTAGGCACCTTCTATGGTAATGTTACCGACGGTATTCTGCAGTCGGGAGAGGAGGTTATTAAGGGTAAGTTTACAGGGAATGCGAGTCCTAAAGCGGGTGACCGTCTTTACAAAGATATCGATGGTGATGGACAATTTACGACTGCAAATGATAGAACGATTCTAGGTAATGCACAGCCGGATTTTATTTTTGGATTGACCAATAGTATGTCCTATAAAGGTTTTGATCTTTCGTTTCTTATCCAGGGCACCGTCGGGAATGATCTTCTGAATATCAACAGGCAGAATTTGGAGATGTTTACCGGTCAACAGAATGCATCAATTGAGGCATTGGAGCGCTGGACTTCCTCAAACCCGAGTCATTCTTATCCCCGGGCGAAGTTGGATCCGGCTCCTGTATTTTCGGACCAGTTTGTAGAAAGCGGCTCTTTTGTACGGCTAAAATCATTGCATTTCGGGTACAGTCTTCCTAAAGAGTGGCTTCAACACGCTAAAATAAAGGGACTGAATCTCTATCTAACAGCTCAAAATGTTTTAACCTGGACCAAATATACTGGTTTTGATCCGGAGGTTACTTCGGGCAGTAATGTACAAATAGGTACCGATCTGGGCATTTATCCTGCCTCCAGGTCTTTTTCTGCAGGAGTTTCATTGACCTTTTAA
- a CDS encoding RagB/SusD family nutrient uptake outer membrane protein — protein sequence MKKIHVLFTVILIFLTAISCSKLEEDPASALVSEQYYLNQDQAIAAVTGTYRKLYETGQSLYNSLLQIGVEMATDDYEAGPRARNAHVRALSNLTHDASNDRMEQLWKQSYDAINASNVNIAKISVLSASQIDPTLQQRLINEVKFLRALHYFNLVRWFGPVPLVTSPVESLSPQELYVAKATEDAVYGLIIADLKSASALPNYKYYSESDKGRATAGAAKSLLAKVYLTRGDWANAKLLAKEVIDKEGYALFQDFADVFNIGKKNGVEHIFSAQFKGNSGYQGNSLASRSAPADIPGINGDYADALHSEGGLYKSFAVNDKRLPVTFTTGMVSPTDNKYYALNKPQFSKYYDETVVGNQGQSSKNTPIIRYAEVLLIFAEAENELNGPTLEARNAINAVRRRAGIDEVSVMETKDAFRELVFEERRKELVYEYQRWFDLVRRGATYYVAKLKAAGKTNASARHIHFPTPQRELNLNPNLSQHPDWINR from the coding sequence ATGAAAAAAATACATGTTTTATTCACTGTCATTCTGATTTTTCTAACGGCAATTTCCTGCTCGAAATTGGAGGAGGATCCAGCAAGCGCTTTGGTTTCGGAGCAATATTATCTAAATCAAGATCAAGCCATAGCTGCAGTGACAGGAACTTACAGGAAGTTATATGAAACTGGGCAGTCTTTGTACAACAGCTTGCTCCAGATTGGTGTCGAAATGGCCACAGATGATTATGAAGCAGGGCCGAGGGCTAGAAATGCACATGTTAGAGCGCTGAGCAATCTAACCCATGATGCATCCAATGACCGTATGGAACAGCTCTGGAAGCAGAGCTACGATGCGATCAATGCATCAAATGTCAATATTGCTAAAATAAGTGTGCTGTCTGCAAGCCAGATCGATCCAACTCTCCAACAACGTCTGATCAACGAAGTAAAATTTTTGAGGGCACTCCATTATTTTAATTTAGTGCGTTGGTTTGGACCAGTTCCACTGGTAACGAGCCCAGTAGAGTCTTTATCTCCTCAAGAACTCTATGTGGCCAAAGCGACAGAGGATGCGGTGTATGGATTGATAATAGCAGATTTAAAATCTGCTTCGGCGCTGCCTAACTATAAGTATTATTCGGAATCAGATAAAGGACGCGCCACTGCTGGAGCAGCCAAAAGTCTTTTGGCTAAAGTCTATCTGACGCGAGGGGATTGGGCCAATGCAAAATTATTAGCCAAGGAAGTTATCGATAAAGAAGGTTATGCGCTTTTCCAAGATTTTGCCGATGTCTTTAATATTGGGAAGAAAAATGGTGTTGAACATATATTTTCAGCTCAATTTAAAGGCAACAGTGGCTATCAGGGAAATTCTTTGGCCAGTAGGTCTGCGCCAGCCGATATTCCAGGCATAAACGGGGATTACGCAGATGCGCTTCATAGCGAGGGTGGTTTGTATAAAAGCTTTGCGGTAAATGACAAACGGCTGCCCGTGACCTTTACAACGGGGATGGTGTCGCCAACAGATAATAAATACTATGCCCTAAACAAACCGCAATTCAGTAAATATTATGATGAAACGGTTGTAGGAAATCAGGGACAGTCTTCCAAGAATACGCCGATCATCCGTTATGCGGAGGTATTGTTAATTTTTGCAGAGGCCGAAAACGAGTTGAACGGGCCGACTTTAGAAGCGCGTAATGCGATTAACGCGGTACGTCGTCGTGCAGGAATAGACGAAGTATCCGTTATGGAAACGAAGGATGCTTTTAGAGAATTGGTTTTTGAGGAGCGCAGAAAGGAGCTTGTTTACGAATATCAACGATGGTTTGATCTGGTTCGCAGGGGAGCTACCTACTATGTTGCTAAGCTGAAAGCTGCCGGCAAGACGAATGCATCAGCCCGCCATATTCATTTTCCGACGCCACAACGGGAACTGAATCTCAATCCTAATCTCTCGCAACACCCCGATTGGATCAATCGATAA
- a CDS encoding sulfatase-like hydrolase/transferase has product MKTTYLLITLCLTILPRISWGQDNRPNIVLILVDDLGFSDIEPYGGTDLQTPNLTALAKEGTRFQEFYNNSICAPTRASLLTGQYAHRAGVGYFNVNLGLPAYQGFLNRESRTLAEVLKQAGYSTIISGKWHVGDDYDQWPAQRGFERSFNFVGGASNFYEVSGPEQPIVPLFRNNKPFYLPKGRYLTDEITDQAIGFLKEQQKDKKPFFLYLAFNAPHWPLQAPEEETQKYNGVYREGWDSLRTQRYENAQQKGVFSLGQGIAKKGLDRTKLG; this is encoded by the coding sequence ATGAAAACGACATACTTATTAATTACACTTTGCCTAACCATCTTACCAAGGATAAGCTGGGGACAGGATAATCGGCCAAATATCGTATTGATTTTGGTTGATGATCTGGGTTTTTCGGATATAGAGCCCTATGGAGGAACGGACTTACAGACCCCCAATTTGACTGCCTTGGCCAAAGAAGGAACGAGATTTCAGGAATTTTATAACAATTCCATTTGTGCCCCTACGCGTGCTTCTTTATTGACTGGGCAGTATGCGCATCGCGCAGGTGTAGGTTATTTTAACGTGAATCTTGGACTGCCTGCTTATCAAGGTTTTTTAAATCGGGAGTCACGGACGCTGGCTGAGGTATTGAAACAGGCTGGATACTCCACTATTATATCGGGGAAATGGCATGTGGGTGATGATTACGATCAGTGGCCGGCACAGCGTGGGTTTGAGCGGTCTTTCAATTTTGTTGGTGGGGCGTCCAATTTTTATGAAGTAAGTGGGCCTGAACAGCCAATAGTACCGCTCTTCCGGAATAATAAACCCTTTTATTTGCCAAAGGGGCGTTATCTGACAGATGAGATTACGGATCAAGCCATCGGCTTTCTAAAAGAACAGCAGAAAGATAAAAAGCCTTTTTTCTTGTATTTGGCATTTAATGCCCCGCATTGGCCCCTGCAGGCACCGGAAGAAGAAACTCAAAAATATAATGGAGTGTATCGTGAGGGATGGGATAGTCTGCGTACGCAGCGTTATGAAAATGCGCAGCAAAAAGGTGTGTTCTCGCTAGGGCAGGGCATTGCAAAAAAAGGACTCGACCGTACAAAACTGGGATAA
- a CDS encoding sulfatase-like hydrolase/transferase, which translates to MQKKDSTVQNWDKLTYDEQQYWQRRQQVFAGMIDRMDQSIGRIRKTLKELKKDKNTLIIFLSDNGAQGGDRTRVYTARNTETVGLPGSYDVQNSNWSQTGNSPLRSYKDNPYEGGIGAPFIVWYPKEVRANVIKKGVGHLIDIAPTLYDFAGATYPEHVGDTAINTLPGLSLRPLLRSDSNQVDRHVPLFWERAGNRAVRYGKWKLVSLFKDGNKPELYNIDEDRGENNNLASRYPAIVKDLEARYKAWAEENSVVDYKRLKTTNQFR; encoded by the coding sequence TTGCAAAAAAAGGACTCGACCGTACAAAACTGGGATAAATTGACCTATGATGAGCAGCAGTATTGGCAACGTCGGCAACAGGTCTTTGCCGGCATGATTGATCGCATGGATCAGAGTATCGGCCGCATAAGAAAAACGTTAAAAGAGCTAAAAAAAGATAAGAATACACTAATCATTTTTTTGTCGGATAACGGTGCCCAGGGCGGGGATCGTACACGCGTGTATACGGCAAGGAATACAGAGACTGTCGGATTACCAGGTTCCTATGATGTGCAAAACAGCAATTGGTCCCAAACCGGAAACTCACCTTTGAGAAGTTACAAAGATAATCCGTATGAAGGTGGCATTGGTGCCCCCTTCATTGTGTGGTATCCAAAAGAGGTGCGGGCAAACGTGATTAAGAAGGGGGTAGGCCATCTTATTGATATCGCTCCCACCTTGTATGACTTTGCAGGTGCCACCTATCCGGAACATGTCGGCGACACGGCGATAAATACACTTCCGGGGCTGAGTTTGAGACCGCTCTTGCGTTCAGATAGCAATCAGGTCGATCGGCATGTTCCGCTGTTTTGGGAACGTGCAGGCAATCGTGCCGTGCGATATGGTAAGTGGAAATTAGTTTCTTTATTTAAGGATGGTAACAAACCCGAATTATACAATATCGATGAGGACCGGGGCGAAAATAACAATCTCGCCAGTCGTTATCCAGCTATCGTGAAAGATCTCGAGGCAAGGTATAAAGCCTGGGCTGAAGAGAATTCTGTTGTGGATTACAAGCGTTTAAAAACAACCAATCAATTTCGTTAG
- a CDS encoding arylsulfatase, giving the protein MKKIILTLYFVVATLIGYAQQRKPNIILILADDLGYSDIGAYGSEISTPNLDRLANEGLKLTQFYNNSICAPTRASLITGQYQHKAGVGYFSNDLGLPAYQGYINSESLTIAEVLRLNGYITATSGKWHVSGKGKSLPWERGFDLVFPRVEKNADSGAPTFQEQTDSEGYPLEGSFSTEVINRQAEAFLDQIKTQDKPFFLYLAHTAPHWPLVALPQDIAKYKGRYDSGWEAIRQERFERQKQLGLVSQATQPSLVDADIYDWSRLSFDQKKLWSKKMEVFAAMVDRLDQTIGKLLDKLKDNGQLDNTLIVFLSDNGAPAEDLVRWYHGARINKGPVGTLCSYESQGKNWSYASNTPFKAFKDYTYEGGINTPFIAWFPGKIAKGVKQGTGHVIDLAPTFYDLVGAVYPKEYGGHKANALPGKSLLQVLFQDQDTVRRQEGLFWERAGNRAARIGKWKLLSTWPSYKWELYDLEQDPTERNDVAGQHHEVVSRLSIAYFRWAKENGVVDFAELEAKEPKSMKDFRESKVQEIPVPRNF; this is encoded by the coding sequence ATGAAGAAGATAATTTTGACATTATACTTTGTGGTTGCTACACTAATAGGTTATGCACAACAAAGAAAGCCAAACATCATTTTGATTTTGGCCGATGATTTAGGCTATTCCGATATTGGAGCATACGGTTCGGAAATTTCTACACCCAATTTGGATCGTTTAGCCAACGAAGGGCTAAAGCTGACGCAATTTTATAACAATTCGATATGTGCGCCGACCAGGGCCTCCCTAATCACAGGGCAATATCAACACAAAGCTGGCGTTGGGTATTTTTCCAACGATCTTGGACTGCCTGCCTATCAGGGTTATATTAATTCGGAATCACTGACCATTGCCGAAGTCCTCCGGTTGAATGGTTATATCACGGCAACCTCGGGTAAATGGCATGTGTCTGGAAAAGGGAAAAGTTTGCCATGGGAGCGCGGTTTTGATTTGGTATTTCCAAGAGTGGAAAAAAATGCAGATTCAGGCGCGCCGACTTTTCAAGAACAAACCGATTCTGAAGGCTATCCTTTGGAAGGTTCATTTTCGACAGAGGTAATCAATCGTCAAGCTGAGGCGTTTTTGGATCAGATCAAAACGCAGGATAAACCTTTTTTTCTCTATTTGGCACATACAGCCCCACATTGGCCATTAGTAGCGTTGCCGCAAGATATCGCCAAATATAAAGGTCGGTATGACAGTGGGTGGGAGGCGATACGTCAAGAGCGCTTTGAACGCCAGAAACAATTAGGACTGGTGTCCCAAGCGACCCAACCATCGCTTGTTGATGCGGATATTTACGATTGGTCACGATTATCATTTGATCAAAAAAAACTGTGGTCAAAAAAAATGGAAGTGTTTGCGGCTATGGTCGACAGATTGGATCAGACTATAGGAAAATTGCTAGATAAGCTAAAAGACAATGGACAATTGGACAATACACTGATTGTTTTCTTGTCAGACAACGGTGCGCCGGCTGAAGATCTTGTTCGCTGGTATCATGGCGCCCGGATAAATAAAGGACCGGTTGGGACACTGTGTTCTTATGAATCGCAGGGTAAAAATTGGTCATATGCCTCCAATACACCTTTTAAAGCATTTAAAGATTATACCTATGAAGGTGGGATTAATACCCCATTTATAGCTTGGTTTCCCGGTAAAATCGCGAAAGGCGTCAAACAGGGTACTGGTCACGTCATTGATCTGGCACCGACTTTCTACGATTTGGTTGGCGCAGTATACCCAAAAGAATATGGGGGGCATAAGGCGAATGCTTTACCAGGAAAAAGTTTGCTTCAGGTTTTATTCCAGGATCAAGATACCGTTCGGAGACAAGAAGGCTTATTTTGGGAGCGTGCCGGTAATCGTGCTGCCCGTATTGGAAAATGGAAACTGTTATCGACCTGGCCGTCCTATAAATGGGAACTTTACGATCTTGAACAAGATCCTACTGAACGGAACGATGTTGCCGGACAGCATCACGAAGTTGTGTCCCGTTTGTCTATTGCTTATTTCCGGTGGGCAAAAGAAAACGGGGTTGTGGATTTTGCAGAATTGGAAGCTAAGGAACCCAAAAGTATGAAGGATTTTAGGGAAAGTAAAGTGCAGGAAATTCCGGTGCCGCGCAATTTTTAA
- a CDS encoding helix-turn-helix transcriptional regulator: MNRSIKFNLGSLEIYKSSKSFTDNNTFKIPFADSLYHEFVGGKAVFQCYSNFLYFMELIEFSSENQHTIYSEVLEPSLFMFFIFEGEAEFSSPEGNILSCPARGTYYATFCDQGIYKKTFKPGCNIILYISLRIEWIQRKASALPNLSKFLSFCLKSNVSVSYMEKLFMSRSLAKELIKIWHLPILDNIDLETTLLPMIKKILRIYDRAQDYRIHLSEMSNSEKIHEIKEYLKSGCLSTEITDIEALCKRYFIIERTLRRLFFKLEKKTIIDFVTDHRLEHSKLLLTKRILSVKEISEQCGFASPSYFCRLFKKKYAMTPKRYSLKGL, translated from the coding sequence ATGAATAGATCTATAAAATTTAATCTAGGTTCATTAGAAATTTACAAAAGTAGTAAGTCATTCACAGATAATAATACATTCAAAATTCCATTTGCCGATTCGCTATATCATGAATTTGTTGGCGGAAAAGCTGTGTTTCAATGTTACAGTAATTTTTTATATTTCATGGAGCTTATCGAATTCAGTTCTGAAAATCAGCACACAATATATTCTGAGGTACTGGAGCCCTCCCTGTTTATGTTCTTCATATTTGAGGGTGAGGCTGAATTCAGTAGCCCTGAAGGAAACATTCTATCCTGTCCAGCGCGGGGAACATATTATGCAACTTTCTGCGATCAAGGTATTTATAAGAAAACGTTTAAGCCGGGTTGCAATATTATTCTTTACATATCCCTGCGCATAGAATGGATACAGCGAAAGGCATCTGCTCTACCTAACCTTTCTAAATTTTTATCTTTTTGCCTAAAAAGTAATGTTTCAGTATCGTATATGGAGAAGCTTTTCATGAGTCGATCACTTGCAAAAGAACTTATCAAGATATGGCATTTACCTATACTGGACAATATTGATCTCGAAACGACTCTCCTTCCGATGATCAAGAAAATTTTAAGGATCTATGATCGGGCTCAAGATTACCGGATCCATCTCTCTGAAATGTCCAACTCCGAAAAAATACATGAAATAAAAGAGTATCTAAAATCAGGTTGCCTTTCTACGGAGATAACCGATATTGAGGCTCTATGTAAACGTTACTTCATAATAGAGCGAACGCTGAGAAGACTGTTTTTCAAACTTGAAAAAAAGACAATCATCGATTTCGTTACAGATCACCGTCTTGAACATTCAAAGCTCCTTCTTACCAAAAGGATATTGTCTGTTAAAGAGATTTCAGAACAGTGTGGTTTTGCTAGTCCCAGTTATTTCTGTAGGCTGTTCAAGAAAAAATACGCTATGACCCCAAAAAGATACAGTTTAAAAGGATTATAA